Part of the Candidatus Eremiobacteraceae bacterium genome is shown below.
CGATCACACCGAGCGAGATCGTGTTGCGCACGAGTTCAAGGCCGAGATCTTCTTTGGCGATCTTCGCGAGCGGCACTTCGTAGTAGCGCACGTCGGGGCGGCGCACCGCATCTGTCAGCTGCTCTGAGGTGCTGTCGAAGATCACGAAGCCGCCGGGGCGCATCTCGTCGACGTGCTTCTCGACGCATTCGAGGTCGAACGCGATCATCGCGTCGACGTAGTCGGCCAGTCCGTAATGCGGGCGCTCGCCCGCGCGGATGACGTAGTTCGTGTGGCCGCCGCGGATGCGCGACGGAAAGTCCTTGAACGTGTAGACGTCAAGGCCCATGCGCTTGAACGCGGTGGCGATGAAGTCGCCGGTGGTGAGACTGCCGTCACCGGCTTGGCCACCGAACAGGACCTCGATGTCGTTGACGATCACGCGTGTTGCGATACCTTTCCCGGTTCACAACCTTTCCATCAGGTGGAGCGGCTTCCTGCGTGACGGCAGTCAGAACAGCGTCGGGGTGCTGATGTCCGGCGGCGCGTTCTCGCCCAGCCGTTGCAGCAAATCGCGCACGGTGGCAGGCGCGTGACCGGCATAATCGTCGCTGACGTAGCCATAGATGTCGTGGAGCTCATCGCGCAGCGGCGCGAGGACCTTGGTCCACGCCTCGAGCGACGCGGAGCGGTCGACGCGCACGCGGTCGAAGTGCTCGAACGCGTCATCGCTCATAAAACGGAGGTAGGCGAAGTCCGCGCCACCGCGTTGGTGCGCCAGCACGTCGGCGGCGAAGGCGACGTCGAAACGCTCGCTCTCGATCGCCGCGATCGCGAACCGCTTGGCGCGAGCCAGCGCGAACAGCGCGTCGTCGAACCAGCCCGCGTCGCGCAGCTCGAGCGCGACGCGCATGTCGTCCGGCAGATGCGTTTCAAGAAATTCGAACAGCCGGCTGCGGTTGGTGGCGCTCGGCGCGAAGTCAGGCGGACATTGGAGCAGGATCGCGCCGAGTTTCGAGCCGAGGGTGCGCGCGCGCTCGACGAAAAACCCGAAATACTCGCCCACGTCCTCGAAGCGTCGCTTGTGGGTCACTTCGCGCGGCACCTTGAGGGCGAAGCGGAAATCGCCGGGCACCGCCGCCGCCCATTCGTCCACCGTGGTCGCGCGCGGTCTACCGTAGAACGTCGAGTCGACCTCGACGGTCGAAAGCGAGCGCGCGTACTGCGCGAGCATCGCCTTGGGACCGGTGCCGACGGGATAGAACGGCCCGACCCAGTCCTTTTCTTGCCATCCCATCGCGCCGAGCCAGATGTGGGCAGTCATGCTGCAAACGTACAGCGTGTAGCGGTCGAATTTATTCGACCGTCGAATCTACTCGACCGCTCATCAAAGGGCGCCGAGGCGAGGCAAAGCGAAGGCCGCACGCATGAAGATTCCGTTGTATC
Proteins encoded:
- a CDS encoding DUF72 domain-containing protein, which encodes MTAHIWLGAMGWQEKDWVGPFYPVGTGPKAMLAQYARSLSTVEVDSTFYGRPRATTVDEWAAAVPGDFRFALKVPREVTHKRRFEDVGEYFGFFVERARTLGSKLGAILLQCPPDFAPSATNRSRLFEFLETHLPDDMRVALELRDAGWFDDALFALARAKRFAIAAIESERFDVAFAADVLAHQRGGADFAYLRFMSDDAFEHFDRVRVDRSASLEAWTKVLAPLRDELHDIYGYVSDDYAGHAPATVRDLLQRLGENAPPDISTPTLF